A genomic region of Micromonospora sp. NBC_01796 contains the following coding sequences:
- a CDS encoding HAD family hydrolase, protein MPDHAEPPNPRTPSGAANTLPAPPRRPVDAVLFDFHGTLAQVEDPVSWVVAGAAECGTALDRGRATVLADRLITAGRAGGPLPNRVPPQLAEVWANRDLYEYAHRAAYTGLAGTVNTGVEGLAEALYERLLRPEGWVPYTDTAATLQALRTAKVPVAVVSNIGFDIRPFFTAWGFADLIDAYVLSYEVGRCKPDPDIFLRACGALRVDPERALMVGDSPADAGAVRAGCAALLLPAAEAGRPNGLGAVLDLAIHDDRG, encoded by the coding sequence GTGCCGGACCATGCCGAACCGCCCAACCCCCGTACGCCGAGCGGAGCCGCCAACACGCTCCCGGCACCGCCACGTCGGCCGGTCGACGCGGTGCTGTTCGACTTCCACGGCACACTCGCGCAGGTGGAGGACCCGGTGAGCTGGGTCGTCGCCGGCGCGGCCGAGTGCGGAACAGCGCTGGACCGGGGCCGGGCGACGGTGCTCGCCGACCGGTTGATCACCGCCGGTCGGGCCGGTGGGCCCCTGCCGAACCGGGTGCCGCCGCAACTGGCCGAGGTGTGGGCCAACCGTGATCTCTACGAGTACGCCCACCGGGCCGCGTACACGGGGCTCGCCGGGACCGTGAACACCGGTGTCGAGGGCCTGGCCGAGGCGCTCTACGAGCGGCTGCTGCGGCCGGAGGGGTGGGTGCCGTACACCGACACCGCCGCCACGCTCCAGGCCCTGCGGACGGCCAAGGTGCCGGTGGCGGTGGTCAGCAACATCGGCTTCGACATCCGTCCGTTCTTCACCGCCTGGGGGTTCGCCGACCTGATCGACGCCTACGTGCTGTCGTACGAGGTGGGCCGCTGCAAGCCCGACCCGGACATCTTCCTGCGCGCCTGCGGTGCCTTGCGGGTCGACCCGGAGCGTGCGCTGATGGTCGGCGACAGCCCGGCGGACGCGGGAGCGGTCCGCGCCGGATGCGCCGCGCTGCTGCTGCCAGCGGCGGAGGCCGGCCGACCGAACGGTCTGGGCGCGGTCCTCGACCTGGCGATCCACGACGACAGGGGCTGA
- a CDS encoding YegS/Rv2252/BmrU family lipid kinase yields MGSAAVPVGDGPVAVLANPTAGRGRYADLLPAVLERLGAAGRPVRVLEARTAAQAQAGCHAAVADGVAALVAVGGDGTVHLALQAVAGTPVGFGPVPVGTGNDFALETGFPADPIAATDVITDALRAGRARPVDLARMTGPDAPPRWYGAVLGAGFDAIVNERANRMRWPRGPLRYDLAILVELARLRPRAYTVRLDGVAHEIEAVLVAVGNCASYGGGMRICPAADPTDGLLDVVVAGAVGRGTLMRIKPQVYRGTHVDHPLVHAYRARTVEISAAEGIVCYADGERIGPLPVTVDAVPGAVRLLR; encoded by the coding sequence ATCGGTTCCGCCGCCGTCCCGGTCGGGGACGGGCCGGTGGCCGTGCTCGCCAATCCCACCGCCGGCCGGGGCCGGTACGCCGACCTCCTGCCCGCCGTACTGGAACGGCTGGGGGCGGCCGGGCGGCCGGTACGCGTACTCGAGGCCCGTACGGCCGCACAGGCCCAGGCCGGTTGCCACGCGGCGGTGGCCGACGGCGTCGCCGCGCTCGTGGCGGTGGGGGGCGACGGCACGGTGCACCTGGCCCTGCAGGCGGTGGCCGGCACACCGGTCGGATTCGGGCCGGTGCCGGTCGGAACCGGTAACGACTTCGCCCTGGAGACCGGCTTCCCGGCCGACCCGATCGCCGCCACCGACGTGATCACCGACGCGCTGCGCGCCGGCCGGGCCCGCCCGGTCGACCTGGCCCGGATGACCGGCCCGGACGCACCGCCCCGCTGGTACGGCGCGGTGCTCGGCGCCGGATTCGACGCGATCGTGAACGAGCGGGCCAACCGGATGCGCTGGCCGCGCGGGCCACTCCGCTACGACCTGGCCATCCTGGTCGAACTGGCCCGGCTCCGGCCGAGGGCCTACACCGTGCGCCTGGACGGGGTGGCACACGAGATCGAGGCCGTGCTGGTGGCGGTCGGCAACTGCGCGAGTTACGGCGGTGGCATGCGGATCTGCCCGGCCGCCGACCCGACCGACGGGCTGCTCGACGTGGTGGTCGCCGGGGCGGTCGGTCGGGGCACCCTGATGAGGATCAAGCCGCAGGTCTACCGGGGCACGCACGTCGATCATCCGCTGGTGCACGCCTACCGGGCCCGGACGGTCGAGATCTCCGCCGCCGAGGGCATCGTCTGCTACGCCGACGGGGAGCGGATCGGCCCGCTGCCGGTGACGGTGGACGCGGTGCCCGGCGCGGTCCGCCTGCTGCGCTGA
- the tatC gene encoding twin-arginine translocase subunit TatC encodes MAFALRKRGPSQFERAADGSMTLIEHVRDLRTRLFRASLAIVIGFAVGMWLADAVFELLKAPYCDLPGMTKPDGSCQMTQLGPADGFLLRLKIALWVGLVVAAPVWLYQLWAFIAPGLHRHERRYAYAFTGLAAPLFAGGAFLAYFVVHKGLQFLLESGVTGLDTQLEVTRYISFVTSMILMFGVAFEFPLVILMLNFVGIASARRLLSWWRVVIFLFFAFSAVVTPTPDPFGMTALAICLSALYFAAVGVAFINDKRRGRGKEVYAGLDDDEVSPLTHEPEPVEAGARVETVAPVAPPKPIDSRYDDMT; translated from the coding sequence GTGGCCTTCGCACTTCGTAAGCGCGGACCGAGTCAGTTCGAGCGGGCCGCCGACGGCTCGATGACCCTGATCGAGCACGTCCGCGACCTGCGCACGAGGCTGTTCCGGGCGTCGCTGGCGATCGTGATCGGGTTCGCCGTCGGTATGTGGTTGGCCGACGCGGTCTTCGAACTACTCAAGGCGCCCTACTGCGACCTGCCGGGGATGACGAAGCCCGACGGCAGTTGTCAGATGACCCAGCTCGGTCCGGCCGACGGCTTCCTGCTCCGCCTCAAGATCGCCCTGTGGGTGGGTCTGGTCGTCGCCGCGCCGGTCTGGCTCTACCAGCTCTGGGCGTTCATCGCGCCCGGTCTGCACCGGCACGAGCGCCGCTACGCGTACGCCTTCACCGGTCTGGCCGCGCCGCTGTTCGCCGGTGGCGCGTTCCTGGCCTACTTCGTGGTGCACAAGGGACTCCAGTTCCTGCTCGAGTCCGGGGTCACCGGCCTCGACACCCAACTGGAGGTCACCCGCTACATCTCGTTCGTCACCAGCATGATCCTGATGTTCGGGGTGGCGTTCGAGTTCCCGCTGGTGATCCTCATGCTCAACTTCGTGGGCATCGCCAGCGCCAGGCGGTTGCTGAGCTGGTGGCGGGTCGTCATCTTCCTGTTCTTCGCCTTCTCCGCGGTGGTCACCCCGACCCCGGACCCGTTCGGCATGACCGCGTTGGCGATCTGCCTCTCCGCGCTCTACTTCGCCGCGGTCGGGGTCGCGTTCATCAACGACAAGCGGCGTGGACGGGGCAAGGAGGTCTACGCCGGGCTCGACGACGACGAGGTCTCCCCGTTGACGCACGAGCCGGAGCCGGTCGAGGCCGGGGCACGGGTCGAGACGGTGGCACCGGTGGCGCCGCCGAAGCCGATCGACAGCCGCTACGACGACATGACCTGA
- the tatA gene encoding Sec-independent protein translocase subunit TatA — protein MGALKPWHIAVLVVVLILLFGAKRLPDAARSLGRSLRIIKAETKSLTDDDKDLAEKADAQHSRQPYTPDPVIQPSSVHQPGYQPPAPPVTDPVQRVRDN, from the coding sequence ATGGGTGCCCTCAAGCCGTGGCATATCGCCGTACTTGTGGTCGTGCTGATCCTGCTCTTCGGCGCGAAGCGGCTCCCGGACGCGGCCCGCTCGCTGGGCCGTTCGCTGCGCATCATCAAGGCCGAGACGAAGAGCCTCACCGACGATGACAAGGACCTCGCGGAGAAGGCCGACGCGCAGCACAGCCGGCAGCCGTACACGCCGGATCCGGTGATCCAGCCGAGCAGCGTGCACCAACCGGGTTACCAGCCGCCCGCGCCGCCGGTCACCGACCCGGTGCAGCGCGTCCGCGACAACTGA
- a CDS encoding helix-turn-helix transcriptional regulator: MSGSRASADRLARLLNLVPYLLARPGIELAEAAGDLGVSERQLREDLELLWVCGLPGYGPGDLIDMAFDGDRVTITYDAGIDRPLRLTPDEALALVVALRMLVETPGIANRDAIERALAKIEDAAGDLADAPVEVRMAGDGDQAEALHGAVRRGRALRITYYTAARDETTERTIDPIRVLMVGGRAYLEAWCRRAEAVRLFRADRIDAQTELDEPAVVPPQATRLHDFSAGVFQPSPDLPLVTLRVGRGGRWITEYYPCEQVEPGDGEQWLVSLRVTDLEWARRFVLGLGPEVTVVSPVDLVEQVRDSAAAALDAYAVPAPAVAGH; the protein is encoded by the coding sequence ATGAGTGGATCGCGGGCCTCGGCCGACCGGCTCGCCCGGCTGCTCAACCTGGTGCCGTACCTGCTGGCGCGGCCGGGGATCGAGCTGGCCGAGGCGGCCGGTGACCTCGGCGTCAGCGAGCGGCAACTGCGCGAGGACCTGGAACTGCTCTGGGTCTGCGGCCTGCCGGGTTACGGTCCCGGTGACCTGATCGACATGGCCTTCGACGGTGACCGGGTCACCATCACCTACGACGCCGGCATCGACCGTCCGTTGCGCCTCACCCCCGACGAGGCACTGGCGCTGGTGGTGGCGCTGCGGATGCTGGTCGAGACGCCGGGGATCGCGAACCGGGACGCGATCGAGCGCGCCCTGGCGAAGATCGAGGATGCCGCCGGGGACCTCGCCGACGCGCCGGTGGAGGTCCGGATGGCCGGTGACGGCGATCAGGCCGAGGCACTGCACGGTGCGGTCCGGCGGGGCCGGGCGCTGCGGATCACCTACTACACCGCCGCCCGCGACGAGACCACCGAGCGGACCATCGACCCGATCCGGGTGCTGATGGTCGGCGGCCGGGCCTACCTCGAGGCGTGGTGCCGGCGGGCCGAGGCGGTACGGCTGTTCCGGGCCGACCGGATCGACGCGCAGACCGAGCTCGACGAACCCGCCGTGGTGCCGCCGCAGGCCACCCGGTTGCACGACTTCAGCGCCGGGGTCTTCCAGCCCTCGCCCGATCTGCCCCTGGTCACCCTGCGGGTGGGCCGCGGTGGCCGGTGGATCACCGAGTACTACCCGTGCGAGCAGGTCGAACCGGGCGACGGTGAGCAGTGGCTGGTCTCGTTGCGGGTGACCGACCTGGAGTGGGCCCGTCGCTTCGTCCTCGGCCTCGGTCCGGAGGTGACCGTGGTGTCCCCGGTCGACCTGGTCGAACAGGTACGCGACTCGGCCGCCGCCGCGCTCGACGCGTACGCCGTGCCGGCGCCGGCTGTCGCCGGGCACTAG
- a CDS encoding helix-turn-helix transcriptional regulator, with protein MSRSRTERLVNLVICLLSTRRFLTAAQIAATVPGYEHDPDDPRDHEAFQRKFERDKAELRELGVPLETGTASVFDTEPGYRIAHREYALPEIPLEPDEAAAVGIAARLWQHAGLAAAASSGLAKLRAAGIDVDPQATLGMEPVVTVDPAFAPLTAAARDRRAVTFDYRVPDDDVPTSRRLQPWGVVCWRGRWYVVGHDLDRAATRCFRLSRVVGTVRMVGRPGGYAPPEGVDLISHVARWFGPVERTGRATVLARPGRAAGLRRWAGEIISGPDGDRLVLPYADPEALAGTLVGYGPDIRVLDPPEVRDAVIQRLKEIAAQHDVMVGGSTA; from the coding sequence GTGTCGCGGAGCCGCACCGAACGCCTGGTCAACCTGGTGATATGTCTGCTGTCCACGCGGCGGTTCCTGACCGCCGCGCAGATCGCCGCGACCGTGCCCGGTTACGAGCACGATCCGGACGATCCGCGCGATCATGAGGCGTTCCAACGCAAGTTCGAACGCGACAAGGCGGAGCTGCGCGAACTCGGCGTACCGCTGGAGACCGGCACGGCCAGTGTGTTCGACACTGAGCCCGGCTACCGGATCGCGCACCGCGAGTACGCCCTGCCCGAGATCCCGCTCGAACCGGACGAGGCCGCCGCCGTGGGGATCGCCGCCCGGCTCTGGCAGCACGCCGGCCTGGCCGCCGCCGCCTCGTCCGGCCTGGCCAAGCTCCGGGCGGCCGGCATCGACGTCGACCCGCAGGCGACCCTGGGCATGGAACCGGTGGTCACCGTCGACCCGGCCTTCGCACCGCTGACCGCCGCCGCCCGGGATCGTCGGGCGGTCACCTTCGACTACCGGGTGCCCGACGACGACGTGCCGACCAGCCGGCGGCTGCAACCGTGGGGCGTGGTGTGCTGGCGGGGCCGCTGGTACGTCGTCGGGCACGACCTCGACCGGGCGGCGACCCGGTGCTTCCGGCTCTCCCGGGTCGTCGGGACGGTCCGGATGGTGGGTCGGCCGGGCGGCTACGCCCCGCCCGAGGGCGTCGACCTGATCAGCCACGTGGCCCGCTGGTTCGGCCCGGTCGAGCGGACCGGCCGGGCGACCGTACTGGCCCGTCCCGGTCGGGCCGCCGGTCTGCGCCGCTGGGCGGGCGAGATCATCTCCGGTCCGGACGGGGACCGGCTGGTCCTGCCGTACGCGGATCCCGAGGCCCTCGCCGGCACCCTGGTGGGCTACGGGCCGGACATCCGGGTGCTCGACCCGCCGGAGGTCCGGGACGCGGTCATCCAGCGCCTCAAGGAGATCGCCGCCCAGCACGACGTGATGGTGGGCGGGAGCACCGCATGA
- a CDS encoding cation diffusion facilitator family transporter, which translates to MARSPEGAQSVGTVIIAGVANLTIAAAKVLAGLLSGSAAVLSEAAHSFADTTTEVLLFVALRRGARPADDERPFGHGRESYAWAFLAAVFTFVGGGIFSITQGVHAIQIDQRQDDNLISYVVLAISAVAEGISWRRASRQIKGRARRFSVSPWLVVRRTPDTTVKAVFFEDSAALIGLVLAAAGVGLSQITDNGFWDGLASIMIGLLLLVVAVTLARSNLSLLLGRAAGPSTRQEIYDELVGVPTVVRIHTLLTLQLGPDEILVAAKVDFADDATGAAIEAAADEAERRLIARNPAVRFVFLDPTGSKSPDLPDTRPD; encoded by the coding sequence ATGGCGAGATCGCCGGAGGGTGCGCAGAGTGTCGGCACGGTGATCATCGCCGGCGTGGCGAACCTGACGATTGCCGCGGCGAAGGTGCTGGCGGGCCTGCTCAGCGGCTCGGCGGCGGTGCTGTCGGAGGCCGCCCACTCGTTCGCGGACACCACCACCGAGGTCCTGCTCTTCGTCGCGCTGCGCCGCGGTGCCCGGCCCGCCGACGACGAACGGCCGTTCGGACACGGGCGGGAGAGCTACGCCTGGGCGTTCCTGGCCGCGGTCTTCACCTTCGTCGGCGGGGGCATCTTCTCCATCACCCAGGGCGTGCACGCCATCCAGATCGACCAGCGCCAGGACGACAACCTCATCTCGTACGTGGTGCTGGCCATCTCGGCCGTCGCCGAGGGGATCTCGTGGCGACGGGCGAGCCGGCAGATCAAGGGCCGGGCGCGGAGGTTCTCGGTCAGCCCCTGGCTGGTGGTGCGGCGTACCCCGGACACCACGGTGAAGGCGGTCTTCTTCGAGGACAGCGCGGCGCTGATCGGGCTGGTGCTGGCGGCGGCCGGCGTCGGGCTCTCCCAGATCACCGACAACGGGTTCTGGGACGGTCTGGCCTCGATCATGATCGGCCTGCTGCTCCTGGTGGTGGCCGTGACGCTGGCCCGCAGCAATCTCTCCCTGCTGCTCGGCCGGGCGGCCGGACCCTCCACCCGACAGGAGATCTACGACGAACTGGTCGGGGTGCCGACGGTCGTACGGATCCACACCCTGCTGACCCTGCAACTGGGCCCGGACGAGATCCTCGTCGCCGCGAAGGTCGACTTCGCCGACGACGCCACCGGTGCCGCGATCGAGGCCGCCGCGGACGAGGCCGAGCGGCGGTTGATCGCCCGCAACCCCGCCGTACGGTTCGTCTTCCTCGACCCGACCGGCTCCAAGTCGCCGGACCTCCCGGACACCCGGCCGGACTGA
- a CDS encoding DUF3866 family protein has product MVRWRSGTVTAVRRQWRGAIELDVALPDGSAVRALAYPALVGTPEPGDRVLLNVGALLMGLGTGGYALVVALPDRLPADPPDALDNRDGGHLVKARYTPLQPILLGADEEASPHRAALVDADDLDGLPVVTADLHSALPAIVAGIRADGPRVRIAYLMTDGGALPAWFSRTLAALDGELAGTVTVGQAFGGDLEATNLHGGLLAARHVFHADIAIVAQGPGNLGTGTRWGFSGVAVGEAVNAVTALGGRPVGSLRISGADARDRHRGLSHHSLTAYGRVALTPADLVVPNGLEPALAAEVEESLTLLTGRHRVIRVDTDGLDAALRAAPVTLSTMGRGLDADHAYFLAAAAAGRHAVTLLG; this is encoded by the coding sequence ATGGTGCGATGGCGGTCCGGCACGGTGACGGCGGTACGGCGGCAGTGGCGCGGCGCGATCGAGCTGGATGTGGCGCTGCCCGACGGCTCGGCCGTCCGGGCGCTGGCCTATCCCGCCCTGGTCGGCACCCCGGAACCCGGCGACCGGGTGCTGCTCAACGTCGGCGCGTTGCTGATGGGGCTGGGCACCGGCGGGTACGCCCTCGTGGTCGCACTCCCCGACCGGCTGCCGGCCGACCCCCCGGACGCGCTGGACAACCGCGACGGCGGACACCTGGTGAAGGCGCGGTACACCCCGCTGCAACCGATCCTGCTCGGCGCCGACGAGGAGGCCTCACCGCACCGGGCCGCCCTGGTCGACGCCGACGACCTCGATGGCCTGCCGGTGGTCACCGCCGACCTGCACTCGGCGCTGCCGGCAATCGTGGCCGGCATCCGGGCCGACGGGCCACGGGTGCGGATCGCCTACCTGATGACCGACGGCGGGGCGCTACCGGCGTGGTTCTCCCGCACCCTGGCCGCCCTCGACGGTGAACTCGCCGGCACGGTGACGGTCGGGCAGGCGTTCGGCGGTGACCTGGAGGCCACCAACCTGCACGGTGGGCTGCTCGCCGCCCGACACGTGTTCCACGCGGACATCGCGATCGTGGCCCAGGGGCCGGGCAACCTGGGCACCGGAACCCGCTGGGGTTTCTCCGGAGTCGCGGTCGGTGAGGCCGTCAACGCGGTCACCGCGCTGGGCGGTCGGCCGGTCGGCTCGCTGCGCATCTCCGGCGCCGACGCCCGGGACCGTCACCGTGGCCTATCCCACCACAGCCTCACCGCGTACGGAAGGGTGGCTCTCACGCCGGCGGACCTGGTGGTGCCGAACGGCCTGGAGCCGGCGCTGGCCGCCGAGGTGGAGGAGTCACTGACACTGCTGACGGGTCGGCACCGGGTGATCCGGGTCGACACCGACGGGCTGGACGCCGCGCTACGGGCGGCCCCGGTCACGCTGTCGACCATGGGCCGGGGACTGGACGCCGACCACGCCTACTTCCTCGCCGCGGCAGCGGCCGGCCGGCACGCGGTCACCCTCCTGGGGTGA
- the pafA gene encoding Pup--protein ligase produces the protein MERRIFGLETEYGVTCTYRGQRRLSPDEVARYLFRRVVSWGRSSNVFLRNGARLYLDVGSHPEYATPECDSVTDLVAHDRAGERILEGLLVDAEKRLHDEGIAGEIYLFKNNTDSAGNSYGCHENYLVSRHGEFGRLADVLIPFLVTRQLICGAGKVLQTPRGAVYCLSQRAEHIWEGVSSATTRSRPIINTRDEPHADAERYRRLHVIVGDSNMNEVTTLLKVGTADIVLRMIEAGVVMRDLSLENPIRAIREVSHDITGRRKVRLASNKEVSALEIQQEYLAKATEFVERRGGDQTAKRVVELWGRVLNAVESGDLEPVSREIDWVSKLKLIERYQAKHDLPLSHPRIAQMDLAYHDVRRGRGLYGLLERRGQVDRIATDPEIFEAKETPPQTTRARLRGEFIRHAQEKRRDFTVDWVHLKLNDQAQRTVLCKDPFRAYDERVERLIASM, from the coding sequence ATGGAGCGGCGAATCTTCGGTCTTGAGACCGAGTACGGCGTCACCTGCACCTACCGCGGTCAGCGGCGACTCTCCCCGGACGAGGTCGCGCGCTACCTCTTCCGTCGGGTGGTGTCCTGGGGACGATCCAGCAATGTCTTCCTGCGCAACGGAGCCCGGCTCTATCTCGACGTCGGGTCCCATCCGGAGTACGCGACACCGGAGTGCGACTCGGTCACCGACCTGGTCGCGCACGACCGGGCCGGTGAGCGGATCCTCGAGGGTTTGCTCGTCGACGCCGAGAAACGGCTGCACGACGAGGGCATCGCCGGTGAGATCTACCTGTTCAAGAACAACACCGACTCGGCCGGCAACTCGTACGGCTGCCACGAGAACTACCTGGTCTCCCGGCACGGGGAGTTCGGCCGCCTGGCCGACGTCCTGATCCCGTTCCTGGTGACCCGACAGTTGATCTGTGGCGCGGGCAAGGTGCTGCAGACCCCGCGCGGTGCGGTGTACTGCCTCTCCCAGCGGGCCGAGCACATCTGGGAGGGCGTGTCGTCGGCGACCACCCGGAGCCGACCGATCATCAACACCCGCGACGAGCCGCACGCCGACGCCGAACGCTACCGCCGGCTGCACGTCATCGTCGGCGACTCCAACATGAACGAGGTCACCACCCTGCTCAAGGTCGGCACCGCGGACATCGTGCTGCGGATGATCGAGGCCGGGGTGGTGATGCGGGACCTGTCGCTGGAGAACCCGATCCGGGCGATCCGGGAGGTGTCCCACGACATCACCGGCCGGCGCAAGGTCAGGTTGGCCTCCAACAAGGAGGTCAGCGCGCTGGAGATCCAGCAGGAGTACCTGGCCAAGGCGACCGAGTTCGTCGAGCGTCGCGGCGGTGACCAGACCGCGAAGCGGGTGGTGGAACTCTGGGGCCGGGTGCTGAACGCGGTGGAGAGCGGTGACCTCGAACCGGTCTCCCGGGAGATCGACTGGGTCAGCAAGCTGAAGCTGATCGAGCGCTACCAGGCCAAGCACGACCTGCCGCTGTCCCACCCCCGGATCGCCCAGATGGACCTGGCCTACCACGACGTCCGCCGGGGACGCGGCCTCTACGGGCTGCTGGAGCGGCGCGGTCAGGTGGACCGGATCGCCACCGACCCGGAGATCTTCGAGGCCAAGGAGACGCCTCCGCAGACCACCCGGGCGCGGCTGCGCGGCGAGTTCATCCGGCACGCGCAGGAGAAGCGCCGGGACTTCACCGTCGACTGGGTGCACCTGAAGCTCAACGACCAGGCGCAGCGCACCGTGCTGTGCAAGGACCCGTTCCGGGCGTACGACGAGCGGGTGGAGCGGCTGATCGCGAGCATGTGA
- the rfbA gene encoding glucose-1-phosphate thymidylyltransferase RfbA, translated as MRGILLAGGTGSRLWPLTKAVSKQLMPVFDKPMIYYPLSTLVMSGIREILVITTPDDQDQFRRLLGDGSQFGLRLEYCAQPRPEGIAQAFVLGADFIGDDSVALVLGDNIFHGVGLGTQLAGQDHLVGGRVFAYQVANPEEYGVVDFDERGQVLSIEEKPTTPKSRYAVPGLYFYDNRVVKIARDLRPSDRGELEITAVNEAYRELGELNVTVLDRGTAWLDTGTFTSMMQAAEFVRVIEERQGLKIGCVEEVAWRAGLIDDDQLRTLALPLLKSGYGEYLLNLLR; from the coding sequence GTGCGTGGAATCCTGCTCGCCGGTGGCACCGGCTCCCGACTCTGGCCGCTGACCAAGGCGGTATCGAAGCAGCTGATGCCGGTCTTCGACAAGCCGATGATCTACTACCCGCTCTCCACGCTGGTGATGTCCGGCATCCGGGAGATCCTGGTCATCACCACCCCCGACGACCAGGACCAGTTCCGTCGTCTGCTGGGTGACGGGAGTCAGTTCGGCCTGCGTCTGGAGTACTGCGCCCAACCGCGACCGGAGGGCATCGCGCAGGCGTTCGTCCTCGGGGCCGACTTCATCGGCGACGACTCGGTGGCGCTGGTCCTGGGCGACAACATCTTCCACGGCGTCGGCCTCGGTACCCAGCTCGCCGGGCAGGACCATCTGGTCGGCGGGCGGGTCTTCGCCTACCAGGTGGCCAACCCCGAGGAGTACGGCGTGGTCGACTTCGACGAGCGTGGGCAGGTGCTCTCGATCGAGGAGAAGCCGACCACGCCGAAGTCCCGTTACGCGGTGCCCGGCCTGTACTTCTACGACAACCGGGTGGTCAAGATCGCCCGCGACCTGCGTCCGAGCGACCGGGGCGAGCTGGAGATCACCGCGGTCAACGAGGCGTACCGCGAACTCGGTGAGCTGAACGTGACGGTGCTCGACCGGGGTACCGCCTGGCTCGACACCGGCACCTTCACCTCGATGATGCAGGCGGCCGAGTTCGTCCGGGTGATCGAGGAGCGTCAGGGGCTGAAGATCGGTTGCGTGGAGGAGGTCGCCTGGCGGGCCGGCCTGATCGACGACGATCAGCTCCGCACCCTGGCCCTGCCACTGCTCAAGAGCGGGTACGGCGAATACCTGCTCAATCTGCTCCGCTGA
- the rfbD gene encoding dTDP-4-dehydrorhamnose reductase, with protein MTERIDNWLVTGAGGMLGRDLVAVLGADPARRFTAATRAELDLTDPAALLAAVTGHDVVINAAAWTNVDGAETHEDEATAVNGTGVENLARACAQASARLVHVSTDYVFPGNADRPYPEDAPTAPINAYGRSKLVGEQAVTRLLPETGYVVRTAWLYGTHGRNFVNTMLRLAAEREHLTVVDDQLGQPTWSHALASRLVELGDAARSGAAPAGIYHGTASGQTTWFGLARAVFELSGLDPSRVRPTTSENYPLPAPRPAYSVLGHDRWRSAGLAPMPDWHEMLGGALAGRGLVPAT; from the coding sequence ATGACCGAACGGATCGACAACTGGCTGGTCACCGGTGCCGGCGGCATGCTCGGCCGGGACCTGGTGGCGGTACTCGGCGCCGACCCCGCCCGCAGGTTCACCGCCGCCACCAGGGCGGAACTCGACCTCACCGACCCGGCGGCGCTGCTGGCCGCGGTGACCGGGCACGACGTCGTGATCAACGCCGCCGCCTGGACCAACGTCGACGGGGCCGAGACGCACGAGGACGAGGCCACCGCCGTCAACGGGACGGGCGTCGAGAACCTGGCCCGGGCATGCGCGCAGGCCAGTGCGCGCCTGGTGCACGTCTCCACCGACTACGTCTTCCCCGGCAACGCCGACCGGCCCTACCCGGAGGACGCCCCCACCGCGCCGATCAACGCGTACGGGCGCAGCAAGCTCGTCGGTGAGCAGGCCGTGACCCGGCTACTGCCGGAGACCGGTTACGTGGTCCGTACCGCCTGGCTCTACGGGACCCACGGCCGGAACTTCGTCAACACCATGTTGCGGCTCGCCGCCGAACGCGAACACCTCACCGTGGTCGACGACCAGCTCGGCCAGCCCACCTGGTCCCACGCGCTGGCGTCCCGGCTGGTCGAGTTGGGTGACGCCGCACGCTCCGGTGCGGCCCCGGCCGGGATCTACCACGGCACCGCGTCCGGACAGACCACCTGGTTCGGCCTGGCCCGCGCGGTGTTCGAGCTGAGCGGCCTCGATCCGTCCCGGGTCCGGCCCACCACCAGCGAGAACTATCCCCTGCCGGCGCCCCGCCCGGCGTACAGCGTGCTGGGCCACGATCGGTGGCGGTCGGCGGGACTCGCACCCATGCCAGACTGGCACGAGATGCTCGGCGGCGCGCTCGCCGGCCGGGGCCTCGTCCCGGCCACCTGA